A stretch of the Lachnospiraceae bacterium genome encodes the following:
- the ectB gene encoding diaminobutyrate--2-oxoglutarate transaminase codes for MKQKEIFETYESEVRSYCRNFPAVFATAKGSVITDCDGNSYIDFFNGAGALNYGHNNDYIKGKVVDYLMSDGIMHALDMMTSAKGELIQFMEEKILQPRGLDYKIMFPGPTGTNAIEMALKLARKYTGRRTIWALMGAFHGMTLGALALTSDQNSRKGGGIPLENTVHMPAPYMFPELDTVQYMEAVLQDDHSGIEKPAAIIVETTQAEGGIQVLPTDYLQKLRAFCDKHEILLIVDDIQVGCARTGTFFSFQRAGIVPDIVCLSKSIGGYGFPFALTLIKPEIDCFNPGEHNGTFRGNQLAMVASKAGMEFMLEAKVEEGVQEREEIIRSFLEEKIAGPGREIRGIGCIWGIDVGTGERSKAVIRECFKNGLILERAGRDDSVVKVMPSLVIEKELLVKGLEILKQSMDTVLND; via the coding sequence ATGAAACAAAAAGAAATCTTCGAGACTTATGAATCCGAAGTACGTTCTTATTGTCGTAATTTCCCTGCCGTTTTTGCTACGGCCAAGGGTTCCGTTATTACAGATTGCGACGGGAATAGCTATATCGACTTTTTCAATGGCGCGGGTGCTCTGAATTATGGTCATAATAACGACTATATTAAAGGCAAGGTAGTGGATTATCTGATGAGCGACGGGATCATGCATGCGCTTGACATGATGACCTCGGCAAAGGGTGAGCTGATTCAGTTCATGGAAGAAAAGATCTTGCAGCCGCGTGGCTTGGACTATAAGATTATGTTTCCTGGTCCGACTGGTACTAATGCGATTGAAATGGCGCTGAAGCTGGCGCGCAAATATACTGGACGCCGTACCATTTGGGCGCTCATGGGAGCGTTTCATGGGATGACGCTGGGAGCTTTGGCGTTAACCAGCGATCAAAACAGCCGCAAGGGCGGCGGGATTCCGCTGGAGAATACCGTGCATATGCCGGCTCCGTATATGTTTCCTGAGCTTGATACGGTTCAGTATATGGAGGCTGTTTTGCAGGATGATCATTCCGGAATCGAAAAACCGGCAGCGATCATTGTGGAGACCACACAGGCTGAGGGCGGCATTCAGGTACTTCCTACGGACTATTTACAAAAACTGCGTGCATTTTGTGATAAGCATGAAATTTTGCTGATTGTGGATGATATTCAGGTGGGCTGTGCGCGGACTGGTACCTTCTTCTCCTTCCAGCGTGCCGGCATCGTTCCTGATATTGTCTGTCTTTCAAAATCCATCGGTGGTTATGGCTTCCCCTTTGCGCTGACGCTAATCAAACCGGAGATCGACTGCTTCAACCCCGGTGAACATAACGGAACTTTTCGCGGCAATCAGCTTGCTATGGTGGCTTCTAAAGCCGGCATGGAATTTATGCTGGAGGCAAAGGTAGAAGAAGGCGTTCAGGAGAGAGAAGAAATTATTCGTTCTTTCTTAGAGGAAAAGATTGCTGGGCCCGGCCGTGAGATCCGCGGTATCGGATGCATCTGGGGAATTGACGTAGGCACAGGAGAACGCTCTAAAGCCGTGATCCGCGAATGCTTCAAAAACGGCCTTATTTTGGAAAGAGCAGGACGTGATGACAGCGTAGTTAAGGTAATGCCCTCGCTTGTTATTGAAAAGGAACTGCTGGTAAAGGGTCTTGAAATTCTGAAGCAGAGCATGGATACCGTATTAAATGATTAA
- a CDS encoding DUF1727 domain-containing protein has protein sequence MKKNLRFRIAMLAGKAAMAAQKLLGMNATYFPGKLAIRLCPDFLGRIDKPETVLGVTGTNGKTTCCNLLLNILTDQGYDVISNKLGSNINAGIASTLIGGSSMSGRAKHKMALLEIDERSSQKVYPYIKPDYVLCTNLFRDTVTREAHPEFVFHLISDSLPEKSKLILNGDDLLSSRLAPNNPRIYYSIGRMPSDSPVCENIVNDMRICPQCHELLQYEYVRHHHIGRAACPNCGFSSPKAKYEAKLEAEALVLEGTSYRLMGDSLFNAYNLLGVIALLRELGMEREKIEASLQKLKIVESRYSSEKIGEITVVTHMAKGKNAVACSCVFDYVRKEPGTKEVILALDDYFDRKGSSENICWYYDTDFEFLNDASIKRIIVGGVRAQDIKLRLLIAGVPEEKIVCSHSEMDTPGLLQLDADAVYILHELYLTAAAMTIREQVKARLHEKEGSQSHAN, from the coding sequence ATGAAAAAAAATCTGCGGTTTCGCATCGCTATGCTGGCAGGAAAAGCGGCGATGGCGGCTCAAAAGCTGCTCGGCATGAATGCCACGTATTTTCCCGGGAAGCTGGCAATTCGGCTTTGCCCGGATTTTCTCGGGCGTATTGATAAGCCGGAGACAGTGCTGGGAGTCACGGGGACCAATGGAAAGACGACCTGCTGCAATTTGCTGTTAAATATTTTAACGGATCAGGGATATGATGTGATCAGCAATAAGCTGGGGTCTAATATCAATGCAGGCATTGCCAGTACGTTGATCGGCGGCAGCAGCATGAGCGGAAGGGCCAAGCATAAGATGGCGCTTTTAGAAATTGATGAGCGCAGCTCTCAGAAAGTCTATCCATATATCAAACCGGACTATGTGCTCTGCACCAATCTTTTTCGTGATACGGTGACCAGGGAAGCACATCCGGAGTTTGTCTTTCATTTAATTTCAGATTCTCTGCCAGAGAAAAGCAAACTGATTTTAAATGGGGATGATCTGCTCAGCAGCCGTTTGGCGCCGAATAATCCAAGAATATATTATTCGATTGGGCGTATGCCGTCAGACAGCCCCGTCTGTGAGAATATCGTGAACGATATGAGGATTTGTCCACAGTGCCACGAATTGCTGCAGTATGAATATGTACGCCATCATCATATTGGCCGCGCTGCGTGCCCTAATTGCGGCTTTAGCTCTCCAAAGGCTAAGTATGAAGCGAAGCTGGAAGCAGAGGCGCTGGTGCTGGAGGGGACAAGCTACCGTCTGATGGGGGACAGTCTTTTTAATGCTTATAATTTATTAGGCGTGATTGCTCTTTTAAGAGAGCTTGGCATGGAACGCGAAAAGATAGAAGCTTCGCTGCAGAAGCTGAAGATTGTGGAGTCGCGGTATTCCAGTGAGAAGATCGGCGAAATAACCGTTGTGACGCATATGGCGAAGGGGAAAAATGCGGTTGCCTGTTCCTGTGTATTTGACTATGTCCGCAAGGAGCCGGGGACAAAAGAGGTTATTTTGGCGCTCGATGATTATTTTGACCGTAAAGGTTCTTCTGAAAATATATGTTGGTATTATGATACGGATTTTGAGTTTTTGAATGACGCTTCGATTAAAAGGATTATTGTGGGCGGCGTGCGTGCGCAGGATATCAAGCTGCGGCTTTTGATTGCCGGCGTGCCGGAGGAGAAAATTGTCTGCAGTCATTCGGAGATGGATACGCCCGGGCTTTTGCAGCTGGATGCGGATGCAGTCTATATTTTGCACGAGCTGTATTTGACGGCTGCCGCGATGACGATTCGGGAGCAGGTCAAAGCAAGGCTGCACGAAAAAGAAGGGAGTCAGAGCCATGCAAATTGA
- a CDS encoding winged helix-turn-helix transcriptional regulator, with product MTYRRGREDEMAEKENNAVQKAMQQEELLYDLADLFKVLGDSTRIRILCVLYNGEMCVNDIAEVLGMTTSAISHQLRTLKQSRLVKFRREGKTIFYDLDDDHVFSILRQGMEHIQE from the coding sequence ATGACGTATAGGCGCGGCAGGGAGGATGAAATGGCTGAGAAAGAAAATAATGCGGTGCAGAAAGCGATGCAGCAGGAGGAGCTCCTGTATGACCTGGCAGATCTCTTTAAGGTGCTGGGGGATTCTACACGCATTCGCATTTTATGTGTATTATATAATGGAGAAATGTGTGTGAATGATATTGCGGAGGTGCTGGGGATGACGACCAGTGCCATTTCACATCAGCTTAGAACATTAAAGCAGAGCCGTTTGGTTAAGTTCAGACGAGAAGGGAAAACGATTTTTTATGATCTGGATGATGATCATGTTTTCTCCATTTTGCGGCAGGGAATGGAGCATATTCAGGAATAA